GATACTTTTGAGCAAAGATTTTGGGAATTATTTCACCGAATATAACTATTAAAGGTGTCATAATTAACGTAGAAATTACAATTTCTAAATTATCATCAGTAATAAATTCTGTAAGCAATGATGATAATAAAATAGATGCAGCTATGTTAACAATATTATTTCCAATTAAAATCGTTGATAATGTTGAAGGGAAGAATTCATATCTTTTAATAATTATTTTTTTTCGAAACGGTTTATTATCTTCTAAGTTTTCTTCTAGTTTAGCTCTTGATACTGAAGAGTAAGCAGTTTCAGATGCTGAAAAAAAGGCTGATAATATCAATAAGAAAATGAGAATAAAAATATAAATGATTTTTTTATCCATATATTAATAATAATCTCCCTTTTCTTCCTCAAAAAATAGTCCTATTTTAGGATTAAATTGCAATTTAAGAGTTCCTAAAGAACCATTTCTATGTTTAGCAATAATCAGTTGTGTTTCTTGTATTTCTTGCGGAGATACTTCCTTATTATAGTAATTAGGTCTATATAAAAATGTAATAATATCTGCATCTTGCTCTATTGCCCCAGATTCTCTTAAATCAGAAATCATAGGTCTTTTATCTTCTCTTTTTTCCACTTCTCTAGATAATTGAGATAAAGCAATTACTGGACAATTTATTTCTCTTGCTAATTGTTTTAAAGTTCTAGAAATTTTAGCAACTTCATTTTGTCTATTATTGCCATGCCCGCCTAAATCAATTAATTGTAAATAATCTACAACTATTAAATCTATTCTTTTCATTTTAGAAAGTAATTTTTTTGTTTTTCAAATCATTTCTGATAATTTTAAGCCTGCTGAATCATCAATAAAAAGATTATAATTACTTATTTTTTCATTTAAAACTGTAGAAATCTTTACTCAATCTCTGTCAACTAATAAATTAGGATTTTTTAAATATTCTCCATGTATTCCGGATTCTGCTGCTAAAATTCTAGTTACTAATTGTGAACTCGGCATTTCTAAAGAGAAAAAAACAACAACATTATTATCTTTTTCGACTACATTTTTAGTTAAATTTAAAGCAAAAGCAGTTTTACCCATAGCGGGTCTTGCGGCTAATATCATTAATTCACCTTTTTGCAATCCTGAAGTTATTGAATCTAGATTTTTAAAGCCAGTACTTATACCTTTTAAGTTGCTTGAGCCTTTTCTACTTAAAAGATCTCTTAATATTTCTTGTGATAGTTCTCTTATTTCTTTAAAACT
This genomic interval from Mesomycoplasma molare contains the following:
- the dnaB gene encoding replicative DNA helicase; the protein is MSRNLFLEQEIEKSVLSYILTIEEDQDKMIPFLEKGDFYHKQNQILFEVINNLFENSKKINPVSILKELSDNDMLEEFGGPEAIYSFTLNVPAYSTVREIMEDLISKSNLRKASFALKHSFEQLQNINKTADDVLNEFEAKLVEISRNTVNNSFKEIRELSQEILRDLLSRKGSSNLKGISTGFKNLDSITSGLQKGELMILAARPAMGKTAFALNLTKNVVEKDNNVVVFFSLEMPSSQLVTRILAAESGIHGEYLKNPNLLVDRDWVKISTVLNEKISNYNLFIDDSAGLKLSEMIWKTKKLLSKMKRIDLIVVDYLQLIDLGGHGNNRQNEVAKISRTLKQLAREINCPVIALSQLSREVEKREDKRPMISDLRESGAIEQDADIITFLYRPNYYNKEVSPQEIQETQLIIAKHRNGSLGTLKLQFNPKIGLFFEEEKGDYY